The Plodia interpunctella isolate USDA-ARS_2022_Savannah chromosome 9, ilPloInte3.2, whole genome shotgun sequence genome includes the window TCGAAAATTctgaattaatgaatattcGATTCGATTGAGAGTGAGTGATGGTTACACCACTGCTGTCAGATTGTATACTATGGTGGAggttatgtcagatgcctttaggcgacttgaataaactACGACAAAAGTGTTAATAATAACACTGCGTCGGTAGTTacacataaaaacatttggTCTAGAAGTAACCCTATCATATGCGCTATAAATAACAGAGTGCTGTGAAATAGCAACGTTATACGACAGAATGGTGGGCTGGGAACCAATGAATATAtgcaaataatgaaaaatacaggatttgttttactatatacgagtatcgaaaaataatagtaatcaGCTCATAGATTTGCAACTGCTTATAATATCTTTTTAATGTCCTAGTGTTGGTAAATGGCCTTTCTGTCGCTCCTTCAAGACGAACTTCTTTAAAttagttgtaaaaaaatatgaaacgaTTTCGATAATTAACATCATACTCGTATATCTGGCCATGCCGTGCCCGCTTGGCCCTAGCAGAAAGGGCTAACCCAAGAAGGCTTCATGTCGTGAAGGGTGACATGTGTGTCAATGGTCTAAAGACCATGAGaggtggagaagaaaaagtagatcTTGGGCTCCAACGCTTAAAAGTTGTGGAAGCAACCTGAAAAATGCTcagaaaagaaagagaaatttcaatattataatagtaaaaactttattaaatacgCTACAAAAGTCTTAGTATAAAAGCGTAACCATTGATGAGAACAGTCTTAGCACACACCCGGTCGCAGCCGGTTACCCCGAAGGCCCTGACATGGCTTTCAGCTGGACGTTGAGCTCCTTCAACTTTGCATTTTCCGCCACCAACGCTTGTACCCTTTGCTCGTATTTCCCTCTCAGTTCCTATAAAGagaagtaatatttataaaatatagagtgTTGCGGAGGAAAGCTCAACGTAACGCAACGCATCTTTGATAAACAAACCACCCACACAGCCACAATGCACAGGTCACAATCATGCTGTGAAAGACCTGTCAGTTTTAATGCCGAAATGTTGAGTATAAATCTTGCCTTGAATATTCCGAGCTGTGTTTCGTACTCCTTGCGCAAATCATCATTGATGTTGGTGCTGGTCTGCGCTCGCTGCAGCACCAGCCCGTAGCGCTCCTTCTCGGCTTTGAAGCGAGCCTCCATTGCTTGGAGACGCTCCTGACATTGAGAGAAGACATAACGATACAAGATAATGGATGCGACTGAAGAAAGGATGATTGAAACTTGATAGGGAATCCCATAACAGATTCAGcgtttatttagaatttataagATCTACTAATCTCTGTGGAATTCAAAAACCTCCTTgaggtacttatatataaacattgaaTAGCACTGGGCGAGAATAGATCAATTATAAGAAAAGtcacttttacaaaaaatctaattctGACCCTACAATGAGATTGGTGACTTTCGCTTTATCGATGACCATTCCACACACCTTGCTCATGAGCTGAAAtatgcattttaaaataatttccctCAACTACATAGAACTATATAGCTTATACATAAAGCATTCCTGATTTCGAGAAATTCTTTCGTGACGAAATGTGCGTTTACCATCCTGGTTCTTCACCACCTTTGATTTGTCGAAGATCATCCCACATACCTGCCTGAGGAGCTAAAACatgtacaataaaatcttttgccTCACCTCCATGGCTTTGACTTCAGAGTTCCTGATTTCAAGCAGATCTTTCGTGATGAGGTTGATATCCTTCAACGATTGCACTTGCGTCGTCAGCGCCTCAATCTGGAGCTCTTGGTTTTTCACCATCTTTGTTTTGTCGAAGATCATCCCGCGAGCTTTACTGAGGAGCTGagagaaattatattttttgtaaagtgATTTTTAATTGGATTCGATAACGATGTTCTGAAACATGATATTGCATAAGTTTATATGAGCGATTTCCTATCATCAGCTTTAACTTTGTTATCAGATTAATGTTGATAACTCTTCCTGCCATTGAATTGCATTTATGAGATTCTTTCAGATGAGTTCTCAACTTATCAGTTTAGACGAGTTATTGTAGATATCTTTCTTGCACTGATCTGAGTAATAACCATTAATTAAAGATATCTCCAGTAACTGTAAATAAGTTAGTAATggtaactttaaataaatccatAACTAAAGACACTAAGAGCTAAATAGAACCCTTTTTTTCAACAATGTACAGACTTCTTCGTGTTGCTGCTTGATGTTCTCAATCATCTCGTGGTTCTTGCCGCCGGGCTTGGACAGCGCCGCCTGCAGCTCCGTCTCCAGATTCTTGACCCGAGCTTTCAGAAGATCTATTTCTTCTTCGCGAACCTGCAgaagattaaatttatttagacattcattgttttttttccttcgatcaactataggaaatatttacttatttggtGCGGACATTCTCTGGCGTGTCCGCACCAATAATTAGCCAGTCgtcatttgaatatttacttCTAATGTTAATCGAatactttttcataaaaatttacagtCACATTCACGAGAGGACGTAAACTAATTCACATGGTATTCTGATCCCCGTGGCATCACTCggccataataaataatacacctaAAGATCCTCGGGAATCacgtgaaaaccgcatcaaaaaccgtccggtagtttttgaaattatcacagacagacagacacgactTTTTGTGATATATAAGGAAGAATACAtagatttatctttaaaattaaaaaacctttAATTCCAACTTGAGGCCATGTTCGCTGCTTTGGCTTTTCACTTTCTCCAGTTCTACAATTTTCTTCAGAAGCTCCGTTTCTCTTAGTTTCCAGTCctaaaagtataaatactaaatcaaTTTCCCCGAAATATGTTCACGTGATCTGTTCACGTTGTGCTACGTCAGTAGCACAAACGAGTATTTCGCAAGttgtgttaaaatatttaggtaatgAGAATACTGTCTGCTCGTTGAATACCTTTCAAAACTGAAgtgtaattaaatgaaaaagtttaatGTTTAATGATGATAGGTAGTTTGTTGCGTGTCTTCTCTATtctactttatatattattaatataaagtatattaaaaacactaatatataatatattataaaatatattaataatatattaataatatattaataatatattaaaaatatactttatcgGAAAATATGactacaaaattataagaagTTGACTAGGATAGtgtcttataaaaataaatcagttaCGTAAAATCAGTAAATATTGCACAAACAGGtcatttgaaacaaaaaaaatctcacaCACATACAAAGTACGCTGATAGTGTGAAGCCAGCGTTAAACTACGTGCATTAAGTTACAAAATGCTATACCTACATTCACAGCAgccaaaattaataacataaaacaaaagtatgtCGGCATATTTTTCCCAAAAATACACGTATATTTTGCCGCGCTAACGGGACTCATAAATCCGAATGGCGTCACAGATTACGGCAGAAAGACCTTAGGCGCGATCCCTGGAGGGCTGTGAAATGAAATTCGTCACCGATCATTAAGCTGATTCGGGGAGTGACGACGGGTCTTGAAGGCACGTCTTACACTCTGTCAGGAATCTAAATAATAACGTCATTTTTGCTTTCAGTATAACATCATCCACATACCCTCATCTCATTTTGTGTGCGGTTTCTAGTATGCATTCTTCATGTTTGATATTAACCGATCTGTTAGATTTATTCGCTAAATCCTGCGGAATTCATTCCATCCACCACTTCTTCAAACTTCCACTACTTTTAAATCCTGTACcctctttataacattattcttCTCCCCTTTTAATGTGCCATCCCCTTTTAATAATACCATCGAAGCCCTTTACCAACTATTTTTCGGATGTGCAAAGTAAAAATTCATGTTGTTTTAAAACTACTTTCTTTTGTTAAGTTTGTTGTTACAAAATCGAAATGAgtgtattttcttaaaaatcaatattattttatcgcgttaaaaatataagaggACTGTTCACAGATGCTCACATCAACGTGTGTGAACAATCAAAAGAGGCCACGGACAACATGATCAGATAAGCATAACCTGTATAACCATAGCCTTATTACTTAGAGGTTTGTGAGAATACACCTTAATGATGGCATTACGAACGCAATCCGATAGGATATCGAATAACATTGTCAACTAACTTATCGATAAAGCCGATATCATTGGCCTTTACGCTAATAGGGTTTCTAATTTCtatcgttattttatttcgtttacgttatttagtttttactgtaatattttaaagtattgcTACTTTAAACGGTGCTTAAATTgctaaaataaacattgtccATATACATAAGTAGTTATAGTTATAATGAGGTGAATATGGATGAGGTGGCTAAGAATTTTTAACGCCGGCCATTTTGGGAATTAATTGGGCGCAAATCACTGACTGTAATCTGATATACATAAGCATTCACAGACCATTCTTACAAGTATATACCTAGTTAACACTTTTTATTTGCGTTAGAgcgaaaaacatttttcggAAATCCTTGCACGTGGGATTCCGAATAGCGCCCAAGGAGCGATTTATATTCTAGGATCTGTCAACATTCAGGACTCTCTACGTGATTGccttttcagtttttttacaTCGAGTTGAATACGGCCCAAGCCTATTTATTCTCATCTCATTTGTCATCTTTTTCCCGGTTTTTTTCCTTAGCCATAAAGCGTTGACGCCTaggatccgctttcctactttgtCTCCTACATTTCACGCAGTCTTtggcatccttagttgtcagaccattggcacgcatatcatcctggAACGACATCAAGTCAGCCCTTTGGTCAGGACTAtaccttatatatataataaattaatcagaCCCCGGTAGGCAATCTGAATACTCAACAATTAGTACAGATTAGACTTCTTCTGCATCATTCCCAGTATTTTAGAAATAGCACTTTAAAAACAGACTAAATGACAAGCTACTGTTGAAACGCTACTGGTTGTGAGAATAGTTGGAGAGCTGGAGAGTGATAttgtctaaaataaaacttacaatgTCCTGCTTAGAGCTGTTTTGTACAGCATTATCTCCAGCGGCTGGTTCTAAGGGATTAGCTTCAGGTTCAGGTTTCGGTTCCGTCTTCGCTGGTTCCGGCTGCTGCGCCTGCTCTGCTATCGCTGATTGTGATTCTGGTATCAGTTCTGGAGGTGGCACTTCTTTATTGTCCGGCTCTAGTGATGTTTCTGGAGCTATGGCGTTTTGCTGAACTGCTGGCTCGATCTGTGTTTAAGAACATTCATAGAGATTGTAATTTTCATGGGAGTGAAGAAGCCTTCTCAAAATCTTAATAGCTCTAAATATTTCGTGGTCAGCCTAGctaaaacgtttttttttttttcattttggaaAAATACTCGTTTAAACGTGGGTGAAGTTGGAAAGAGCTAATCTAGAAAGGGTCGCTAAGTGGGAAACATTTGATTGCCCTCCAGCGCACAACGTATCGTGGGAAAGCGGACACGGAGGCTGTGTGTTTTTCCGATTGGCTCATTCGTTTGTACAGTCCGCagatgaatttgaaaatatttataatacgtatatatttttcaaatacaaatatcgTTTATTCAGTATGTGTTATACAAAAAAACGTTGCTCTAACACCCATTCTGGTTTCCCTGTGGTATGGGCCTCCTTACAGTAAACTATTACagcaatatacatatacaaaaaaatacaaagttagATTCTATATCTTGTTATATTCATCTCTCTCATTCCGCATGTCTTTTCATCGATACCGTAAAAACAtaaccttatttttttaaagatttggctgtgattttataaccggccacctaattatctttttataataatgataaaaggTAAATAGAAGAggacaaaatatatcttttttatttcatagtcatttttcgtttcgttttttattatttattttattggaagtcgttgaaaaataagtttcttttttatttttatacatctaAAATTGTAACCAATTAACTCAATGACAAAATCTTGtggatttattttgtttctggCTGTACTTACACGAGTTTTAGGTCAAAGCGTTCACTTGATTTCCAACGGGAGTTCaatgattgtattttttctaattgtttGCCAGTTTGTGACCGTCAAATATTTAGACAACGGAGTTGAGTAGTTTTAGTTGACTTTTCTACTGAtgcagaaataaatacaaaaaagattTTCTTGATAATTTGACAAAAACTTAGGTATAACTACAAATTGCGGTTGACGCCATTATTCAGAAAATACCTTCACCATTTTAAATCGATATATCCTGTTTTTTAtcctgggcaaaggtctcccccAAGCTATTCTATTCGATATCctggttaattaaaaaaaatgtttcaatcttggaaaaaagtttaattacattttctgGCTTATTCCTCTTGTCCCCATGCCTTTGCTCACGTAGGAGCGAATgggaaatgttattttatccTCCAATGGGGACAACAGAAATATCCAGTCATTCTGCCAATTACCATATTGGTCAACTATGAGATAAAGAAATCCTTTTCGTTTTAAAAGAAGCTACAAAAgcaaaattatgtaaactgAATTAAATACAGCAAGCGAGGCTTCAACGAATTTGTCCGACGACTGGACTGAACTGATTTAAACCGGACTGAACTGGAATAAACCAGGCTTACCGGCTTTGGCTCCTGCGGAATTGGCAGCGAGGCGGGACACGCGGTATCCgcctggaataaaacacaatagTACTTTTAGCCGTTACGTTgttgcattattatattcgtATAGCTTAGCTTTATatcaacatttatattatttgtttccaAAAAGAGGAACAGTAGCCTTTTCCTAAGTAATTACAAACGCTGTTGGTCACTGCCGgttatgaaaaaaaagttcgagactttagtatttattacatgtataatatatagataatagattttttaaaatattaggacagatcgcacatattgagctagccccaaaggaagttcgagacttgtgttatgggattataactcaacgatactatattttataacaaacatccCAGACCCTGGTCAATCTGATTTCCATTTTGACGTGACCGGGGCTCGTACCTGCGCTCCAGTGTAACAGTctggcatgatgaccattaggcctttagtaattaattaggccattaataaaaaaggtgttttattatttacaaatgagGCGATCGTATGCGGCGGCACAATCACGCCAAAAAGTAGATACCTATAGGATCCTAATCACTGCTTGTTTCATACATATCCAGCTGTCATCTATAAGTTAAACCTTGCCGACAAACCAATTACACCTTCCTCATCAGAAATAAGTCCAAACTTACCGTATTAGATTCTTGAGGTGCCTCTACAGTTGTGGGGGGCGCCGCGTCCGCctagaaaacaataaacatatttttaaataatacatgcCACCACGGTTTTAGCGGGTTCTCATTTTTTTGGATAAAAATCTACGTTCTCACGTATATTGTCGTACGAGGTGCCTAAGAGACTCatagccttaacagctgatggGCAGCAATAACATTTTCCAAGTGAAATCACACCCGattcttcaaaatttgaagGGTTACGGACCCCGAGCCTTGCGGCTGAGACCCCGAATGCGACTGGAAAAACGAAGATGAGGGGAAAATTTAACTTGGTTAAGTTTATCCCTACCACAAGatctaaataacaaaataaaaattctatgaTGCACGATGTCTTCGTAGTCTTATTCCTCGTGGCTAAGGGTCGtagtcattacatggaatgaaacacaaacaaCCAGAGTGTTCACGATGTTTTACTTCACCGGCAAGTGGTGCCTCATGTCGCACGAGtatgggacctttcggttcataGACGGACCTCATAACCGTTACACCGCCACCGCTACGCTAAGAGATAGGATTATTACCAATGTGAGATAtaaccatttatttaatttaaaaaacaaatacctatCTGTTACCTGTACCAACATGaaaaagttttcaatttgCCCAATTTTCCTTATTTCTTCTTTGGTAATTAATTTCGAACGTTAGAAGGGCATTGGATTTATGTACTTAGATATTTATAGCCAACTTGTTTtcgtccgcggcttcgccagcATAAATTTCCAACGGGAACATTTAATCGTCAATTTAAACTTCGGCCTTGATGTAAACTAAGTTTTGTagcaaagaaaattatataggtaccagCATCACGCACGACTCATACTAGTGCTAATTCATGAGATCTGACGAGACAGACGTACACCATCTCACATATATTGTCTTTTCAAGTAGGGCTAACGAAGAATGAACGTTTTTTTCGCTAACACAACTTTTAACAgcggtaaaaacaaaatgaaaatacaatcTTTAAACGTCCGGGATTTTCTCTAGACACTATATAAgtaattagaattttaaaaacccGTCTAGGTGATGTCATTGTTGCCGCCCATAGGCCTCGAAACTAGGACAAACCCGGGGAAACCCACCAACGGAGTTCCTAAGTCTACGTGTCTTTGATTGTCATCTGAAAATTTTctggttccttcctcagccattgagcatcggagcccaggattCGGTTTTCTACTGTTTCTCGTCCATTTTGTATGAGCTTCGACATCCTTATCAGTCAGACCAATGGCACGCACGTCCTAAGGCTACGTGTATCGCTGTCAATTCTGCAATGTGCCACGTTCCATACAGACACGTTTTGTTTTACGCCTTATTGGGCGCGAAGGATTGGAAATACATCTACGTTCATCTCTTCGCCGCGCGAAATACATTATTaggtcaataataataaataaataaatatattaggacaaatcacacagattgagctagccccaaagttggTTCGaatcttgtgttatgggatactaactcaacgatactatattttataacaaatacatatatagataaacatccaagacccgggccaatcacaaaaagatcattttcaatgTCCAATAACTCTTGCTTCCTTGGTTTTCACAATCTATTCATGCTTTCTGCAGTGTTAATTTGGGcgaagtattaattttattctagaAGGGAACAAATGTGTAATatctaagtaaaaataaatagtcaaGGTTTACATGTGAGACCTTCAAATTATGTATGAAGAAATTGCGGAATATTACTATCGTAACGTGAGTTACGATAGTAATATTGCCAacctatctatatatctatttatatagatagtgTAAGGCGCCTAAAAAGTGAATGTAAGTAATTTGGAAATATTACAGAATTACTAGATAAGTTGTTATCTTTATCTGTGTCCTTTTATATTTAGACACATACCTACGTTTTAAACATCAAAGCAGCTGATATaaatttggcatttataaaAAGTGATGCAGTTTTATACGGGTgttaaaactgtaataaaaccCAATTTCATctggtattaaataaataataatataaacaaagaatACCTCGAAAATACACGATCTACTCGTATCCTTTGTTTCCCGATGTTGTCAAAAacgttaatttatattattcccTTTCACAACCGAAAACAATTTGGCAACAACACACGAATCGAACATGACTCACGTCGACATTTCAGTTTCTGCGCAAAACCAACAGAAAGTTTACCAATTTTcccaacaaacaaacacacacacacacacacacacacacacacacacacactaatTTGCGAAGCGTGCCGCGACAATAATGTTACTGGTCAAAGTTAATCTTGGATTTGAATAGGTAATTGTCTTGTACAGGGCCGTATTTTGCGTGTATAGTCAAATGTATATAGGTCCCGCTATACGGGATAggtagttatttaatttttcaaagaaaatttcaTCGTCATTAACTAATCACTATTTATGCAAGTGCAAAACATCAACGTTCTTCATGTTTTTTatgcatttcatttttttcaaattcaaattcagttATTTCGTGAACATAGGTACAGCAGGTGGTATACGTATATAAGgcatataaaatttatcaaataggTTTGtgtcattatatataatataaataatgtattatttaaaacaatatcatgCAGAaactaactttaaataaatacatacggacaaatcacacagattgagttagcttcaaattaaattcgaaacttgtgttaacgatactaaattttataacatatacatatatagataaacatccaagacccgggccaatcagaaaaagataattttccatcatgacccgatcggggatcgaacccaggacctctcggttcagaggcaagcactttaccactgcgccaccaaggtcgtcaaGTAAATCGTATCTATTATGtcaagtatatataaatatttttcaaaatttcctGAATTATGGATCATATGATATTCCAGTTTGTGAAacagaaatacaaatattgttcTTCTAGATATTACAGCTGTCAGCATCTGTACGTAATTTCTATCAGTAAGTAACCAAATTTACCAATCTCCAGCGGTTCCACTGCAGCCTTCCTTCTTTTATAGAAACCCATTTGGGGCCCATGACACGACTGAATTCAGTCCTGATTTTAACATGTGAGTGTGTGACTACTTttgtacatcaaaacaaacttttgttCTATTAATTTtccgtgattcgtagttttttgaTTGTgcatttataaacataaaatcgAATTTGCACAGTCCATTccacacatcttaactctaagTAACAGCCGAGTAATACGAgacaataggtacctacctcaCGTGGTCAAAATGTCTGAAAAGATATGTAGTCACacatttaactttaaataccTCCCTATTGCCACTGTTTTTGGAaattgcttattttttattttaatattacttcgaggtaaataaataaatatattaggaatatataatatgtatacttacttttatatatatattaggacaaatcacacagattgagcctagccccaaagtaagttctagacttgtgttatgggatactaactcaacgatactatattttttaccaaatacatatatacataaacttccaagacccgggccaatcagaaaaagatcattttccatcatgacccgaccgggatcgaacccgggacacAACCAGCACTTTacaactgcgccaccgaggtcgtcaaacttctctatttaatcaattaattatactttaatattaaattggtaAGTATAAAACATCCGCCTAGAGCCTGGCCTACGTATAGCCCAACATTTACTTACGCATATACCAAagaataaattactaaatcaTGTCTCAAAAACTGagcaaatattgataaaatttgttgaCCGGGTAggaaattgtatataatatgtaatgtccaatactttaaaaaaactaacagTGTAAATAGGCCTTCCCCACGGCTTCTCATTGTGATTTCTCGTTCGTTTCAAAATTGACTTCATAACATACTTTTCATAGCAATCCACTTTAGAAAGCTCCACATTTCGATTCCTATTGCCATAACTCTccataatgttataaaaaatcaacaaaaatgcACATAAAATTTTGGTGGAACCGACAATGACATttcgaattatttttatagacgcattactaaatttttaaaataggcaaagttattaataatacctacctaaatagaatttaaaaaactcaccataatgaaactttttggtgaaaaactgtttaaaaatcGAATGTATTGGTAACTTTTTAACACGTTTCGATTGTTATTCACTGTTCGCGAGAGACTGAGCGATGTTTCAGACTTTGAGATCTATTTCGGGAGTGCACACGCGCATTAAAAATAGACGACTCGTGCGCATGGGATCCGTACTTTcacgatttttaatttactttattattttcaattttgccattaaaaaagaaatcgtGTTGAATGGTGGtcctaaattttataatcaaagCAGTATGTAGCCCATGGACACAGTAGCTTCGTAAATATGAGGCAgtgtaaacaaacataaaaacatatttttagaaaaactaTGTTATTGAGCTTATTTGGGGGATGAGATTCTGTTATTTCATAAGCTCATTATTAGTATAGCTTAACATGTCCTTCGTGTTTCGACACTCTTGGCCACGTTTACCCTGTGAGAGTATCACATCTTTATAagtgactagatgttgcccggtgattcgctcccgtgggtttcggagattacccgcctcaaacatacaaactcacaaacgtttacctctttataataacagtacTTACTATAGATAattctataattaaaaaatcagaaGATCGAAAAGAAACAATTTAATGCATAGATGTGATATGTATCTATCTGAATATTCTGTGATCGTCTCTTTCAAATGTGTGAGTACATTCTgtggtaagtaggtactaagtacctatttaataccGTCATACATAACTAGTAAGTACCTAgccaaatatatacatttgtttCCCTATACCTAATGTTTGCCGTTATGTAAATCGAAAATCCCTAGTTTCCGAGATCAGCCCGAACAAACACAAACAGCGGCGGGAATTGGATTTATAACGAACTGCTTAGTGTTGCCCGCGACTTTGCTCTCGTGTTCTTAAGTCTTtggaatttagtttttaaggtaagctttttatttacag containing:
- the LOC128672545 gene encoding epidermal growth factor receptor substrate 15 homolog isoform X2 produces the protein MADAAPPTTVEAPQESNTADTACPASLPIPQEPKPIEPAVQQNAIAPETSLEPDNKEVPPPELIPESQSAIAEQAQQPEPAKTEPKPEPEANPLEPAAGDNAVQNSSKQDIDWKLRETELLKKIVELEKVKSQSSEHGLKLELKVREEEIDLLKARVKNLETELQAALSKPGGKNHEMIENIKQQHEELLSKARGMIFDKTKMVKNQELQIEALTTQVQSLKDINLITKDLLEIRNSEVKAMEERLQAMEARFKAEKERYGLVLQRAQTSTNINDDLRKEYETQLGIFKELRGKYEQRVQALVAENAKLKELNVQLKAMSGPSG
- the LOC128672545 gene encoding epidermal growth factor receptor substrate 15 homolog isoform X1, encoding MESYGNRNRNVELSKVDCYEKYVMKSILKRTRNHNEKPWGRPIYTADAAPPTTVEAPQESNTADTACPASLPIPQEPKPIEPAVQQNAIAPETSLEPDNKEVPPPELIPESQSAIAEQAQQPEPAKTEPKPEPEANPLEPAAGDNAVQNSSKQDIDWKLRETELLKKIVELEKVKSQSSEHGLKLELKVREEEIDLLKARVKNLETELQAALSKPGGKNHEMIENIKQQHEELLSKARGMIFDKTKMVKNQELQIEALTTQVQSLKDINLITKDLLEIRNSEVKAMEERLQAMEARFKAEKERYGLVLQRAQTSTNINDDLRKEYETQLGIFKELRGKYEQRVQALVAENAKLKELNVQLKAMSGPSG